A genomic region of Oryza glaberrima chromosome 1, OglaRS2, whole genome shotgun sequence contains the following coding sequences:
- the LOC127768023 gene encoding AAA-ATPase At3g28580-like, with amino-acid sequence MALSAETGKVVQWRRWAFANLGSVLSNFGSLWLLLAPLLAAYAPRRLFKTYFNLFLRRHARRLLAVVDPYVTVDVSEPGGASAHYSRYGRVTDSGDSTYEEVKAYLSDACAGEARELRAEGASEGDGVVISMRDGQDVADEFRGAALWWTSVVREDSQGQQRAHTRQCQRLTFHHRDRRLVVDEYLPHVRRKGREILFSNRRRRLYTNNKSGDSFRYDYKAWSYIDFDHPTTFDTLAMDTARKREIIDDLDAFRSDRDFYRRAGKPWKRGYLLYGPPGTGKSTMIAAMANYLDYDIYDVELTVVKDNNDLRRLLIETTSKSIIVIEDIDCSLDLTGDRAATQRRGRRNDRDDGSRRHDRDGSMVTLSGLLNFIDGLWSACGGERIVVFTTNHVDKLDAALIRRGRMDMRIEMSYCGIEAFKTLAKNYLDVDDHRLFGPVGEILGRESITPADVAECLMTAKRAGSDDESSRLEIVIDELKQTAEANAKAKAEAEAKAKAEAEEEAKAAEMDRDNTREEQNGRKYPKI; translated from the exons atgGCTCTCTCCGCCGAGACGGGCAAAGTGGTCCAGTGGCGGCGCTGGGCGTTCGCCAACCTGGGTTCGGTGCTGTCCAACTTCGGCTCGTTGTGGCTCCTCCtggcgccgctgctcgccgcctacgcgccgcggcggctgttCAAGACCTACTTCaacctcttcctccgccgccacgcccggcgcctcctcgccgtcgtcgaccccTACGTCACCGTCGACGTCTCCGAGcccggcggcgccagcgcgcACTACTCCCGGTACGGCCGCGTCACCGACAGCGGCGACAGCACCTACGAGGAGGTGAAGGCGTACCTGAGCGACGCGTGCGCGGGGGAGGCGCGCGAGCTCCGCGCCGAGGGCGCGTCcgagggcgacggcgtcgtGATCAGCATGCGCGACGGGCAGGACGTCGCCGACGAGTTCCGGGGCGCCGCGCTGTGGTGGACGTCGGTGGTGCGGGAGGACTCGCAGGGGCAGCAGAGGGCGCACACCAGGCAGTGCCAGCGCCTCACGTTCCACCAccgcgaccgccgcctcgtcgtcgacgagtACCTGCCGCACGTCCGCCGGAAGGGCCGCGAGATCCTCTTCAGcaaccgccgccgacgcctctaCACCAACAACAAATCCGGCGACTCCTT CCGGTACGATTACAAAGCATGGAGCTACATCGACTTCGACCACCCGACGACGTTCGACACGTTGGCCATGGACACGGCCAGGAAGAGGGAGATCATCGACGACCTCGACGCGTTCCGGAGCGACAGGGACTTCTACCGGCGCGCCGGCAAGCCGTGGAAGCGGGGCTACCTGCTGTACGGCCCGCCGGGCACCGGCAAGTCCACCAtgatcgccgccatggccaactACCTCGACTACGACATCTACGACGTCGAGCTCACCGTGGTGAAGGACAACAACGACCTCCGCAGGCTGCTGATCGAGACGACCAGCAAgtccatcatcgtcatcgaggACATCGACTGCTCCCTCGACCTcaccggcgaccgcgccgccaCGCAGCGGCGGGGGCGCCGGAACGACAGGGACGACGGCAGCAGGCGCCATGACCGTGACGGCAGCATGGTGACCCTGTCCGGCCTGCTCAACTTCATCGACGGGCTCTGgtcggcgtgcggcggcgagcggatcGTCGTGTTCACGACGAACCACGTCGACAAGCTCGACGCGGCGCTGATCCGGCGGGGCAGGATGGACATGCGCATCGAGATGTCGTACTGCGGAATCGAGGCGTTCAAGACCCTCGCCAAGAACTACCTAGACGTCGACGACCACCGGCTGTTCGGCCCCGTCGGCGAGATCCTCGGCAGGGAGAGCATCacgccggccgacgtcgccgagtGCCTCATGACGGCCAAGCGCGCCGGCTCCGACGACGAGTCCTCCCGCCTCGAGATCGTGATCGACGAGCTGAAGCAGACGGCAGAGGCGAATGCGAAGGCGAAGGCTGAGGcagaggcgaaggcgaaggccGAGGCAGAGGAAGAAGCGAAGGCGGCAGAAATGGATCGTGACAACACTCGGGAAGAACAAAATGGACGAAAGTATCCCAAAATTTGA
- the LOC127770923 gene encoding WAT1-related protein At1g09380-like isoform X2: MGRESLPTLAMVMVQLGFAGMNVVSKLALDTGMSPYVLIAYRNIIAAVFLAPFAYYFERKSGMVITKKVLVQIFFSSIFGATLNQVLYFVGLKSTTPTVACALSNTLPALTFAMAAAFRMESVRLSAAAGQAKVFGTVVCVGGSMIMPFYKGPLLRLWASPIHWRFAESAASGAAAPAAGGAAVLGDVLIILSCAAWAVWFIIQTKMSERFSAPYTSTTIMCLMAGVQCAGVSAAMDRSVAVWKLGFDIRLYSVLYIGVVGSGIAFALMSWCIQVRGPLFVSMFSPLMLVVVAIVGWAILDEKIHVGSAIGSVLIVAGLYMVLWGKAREMGSPSDLDGGGGGGGVVELNGKGADAATTLPVFCTTTNKHETTRNGCSN, translated from the exons atggggagggagagcTTGCCGACGCTGGCCATGGTGATGGTGCAGCTGGGCTTCGCCGGCATGAATGTGGTGTCCAAGCTGGCGCTGGACACCGGCATGAGCCCCTACGTCCTCATCGCCTACCGCAAcatcatcgccgccgtcttcctcgcCCCCTTCGCCTACTACTTCGAGAg GAAGAGTGGCATGGTGATCACCAAGAAAGTACTTGTCCAGATATTCTTCTCCTCCATTTTTGG CGCGACGCTGAACCAGGTGCTCTACTTCGTGGGGCTCAAGTCCACGACGCCGACGGTGGCGTGCGCGCTCAGCAACACGCTCCCGGCGCTGACgttcgccatggcggcggcgttccGGATGGAGTCGGTGCGGCTGAGCGCGGCCGCCGGGCAGGCCAAGGTGTTCGGCACGGTGGTCTGCGTCGGCGGCTCCATGATCATGCCGTTCTACAAGGGCCCTCTCCTCAGGCTCTGGGCGTCGCCCATCCACTGGCGGTTCGCGGAGAGCGCCGcgtcgggcgcggcggcgccagccgcgggcggcgccgccgtcctcggcgACGTCCTCATCATCCTCAGCTGCGCCGCGTGGGCCGTGTGGTTCATCATACAGACCAAGATGTCGGAGCGGTTCTCGGCGCCGTACACGAGCACGACCATCATGTGCTTGATGGCCGGCGTGCAGTGCGCCGGCGTCAGCGCCGCCATGGACAGGAGCGTCGCCGTGTGGAAGCTCGGCTTCGACATCCGCCTCTACTCCGTGCTCTACATC GGCGTTGTCGGGTCGGGGATCGCGTTCGCGCTCATGTCGTGGTGCATCCAGGTGCGCGGCCCGCTGTTCGTGTCCATGTTCAGCCCGCTGATGCTGGTGGTCGTGGCCATTGTCGGCTGGGCGATCCTCGACGAGAAGATACACGTCGGCAGCGCGATCGGGTCCGTGCTGATCGTCGCCGGGCTGTACATGGTGCTGTGGGGGAAGGCGAGGGAGATGGGCTCGCCATCggacctcgacggcggcggcggcggcggcggcgtggtggagcTGAACGGCAAGGGTGCCGACGCCGCGACGACCTTGCCGGTGTtctgcaccaccaccaacaaGCACGAGACGACCCGGAACGGCTGCAGCAACTGA
- the LOC127770923 gene encoding WAT1-related protein At1g09380-like isoform X1, with translation MGRESLPTLAMVMVQLGFAGMNVVSKLALDTGMSPYVLIAYRNIIAAVFLAPFAYYFERYTKSGMVITKKVLVQIFFSSIFGATLNQVLYFVGLKSTTPTVACALSNTLPALTFAMAAAFRMESVRLSAAAGQAKVFGTVVCVGGSMIMPFYKGPLLRLWASPIHWRFAESAASGAAAPAAGGAAVLGDVLIILSCAAWAVWFIIQTKMSERFSAPYTSTTIMCLMAGVQCAGVSAAMDRSVAVWKLGFDIRLYSVLYIGVVGSGIAFALMSWCIQVRGPLFVSMFSPLMLVVVAIVGWAILDEKIHVGSAIGSVLIVAGLYMVLWGKAREMGSPSDLDGGGGGGGVVELNGKGADAATTLPVFCTTTNKHETTRNGCSN, from the exons atggggagggagagcTTGCCGACGCTGGCCATGGTGATGGTGCAGCTGGGCTTCGCCGGCATGAATGTGGTGTCCAAGCTGGCGCTGGACACCGGCATGAGCCCCTACGTCCTCATCGCCTACCGCAAcatcatcgccgccgtcttcctcgcCCCCTTCGCCTACTACTTCGAGAggtacac GAAGAGTGGCATGGTGATCACCAAGAAAGTACTTGTCCAGATATTCTTCTCCTCCATTTTTGG CGCGACGCTGAACCAGGTGCTCTACTTCGTGGGGCTCAAGTCCACGACGCCGACGGTGGCGTGCGCGCTCAGCAACACGCTCCCGGCGCTGACgttcgccatggcggcggcgttccGGATGGAGTCGGTGCGGCTGAGCGCGGCCGCCGGGCAGGCCAAGGTGTTCGGCACGGTGGTCTGCGTCGGCGGCTCCATGATCATGCCGTTCTACAAGGGCCCTCTCCTCAGGCTCTGGGCGTCGCCCATCCACTGGCGGTTCGCGGAGAGCGCCGcgtcgggcgcggcggcgccagccgcgggcggcgccgccgtcctcggcgACGTCCTCATCATCCTCAGCTGCGCCGCGTGGGCCGTGTGGTTCATCATACAGACCAAGATGTCGGAGCGGTTCTCGGCGCCGTACACGAGCACGACCATCATGTGCTTGATGGCCGGCGTGCAGTGCGCCGGCGTCAGCGCCGCCATGGACAGGAGCGTCGCCGTGTGGAAGCTCGGCTTCGACATCCGCCTCTACTCCGTGCTCTACATC GGCGTTGTCGGGTCGGGGATCGCGTTCGCGCTCATGTCGTGGTGCATCCAGGTGCGCGGCCCGCTGTTCGTGTCCATGTTCAGCCCGCTGATGCTGGTGGTCGTGGCCATTGTCGGCTGGGCGATCCTCGACGAGAAGATACACGTCGGCAGCGCGATCGGGTCCGTGCTGATCGTCGCCGGGCTGTACATGGTGCTGTGGGGGAAGGCGAGGGAGATGGGCTCGCCATCggacctcgacggcggcggcggcggcggcggcgtggtggagcTGAACGGCAAGGGTGCCGACGCCGCGACGACCTTGCCGGTGTtctgcaccaccaccaacaaGCACGAGACGACCCGGAACGGCTGCAGCAACTGA